The DNA region TTGAAAATATTTTTCCATCACTAATTCAGACATTAAAAATCATAGAAGTATGGTAAAAAACAAATTTAATAGAGCTATACACAACGAATCTCCTGTGTACATCTATGGAAAAACAGATTGACTGTGATTACACATTTCTTGTGCAAAAAAGGAATATCTATAAACAATAATAATAAACATAAAGCTATTAATGCAGACATTAATAGATATTACCGAAGAATACAATTACTAAAATTGAAGAAGTAAGAAAGGTCTATTAAAAAAAATGCATAGTTAAATCATTATTTACCTCAATAGCCTTATAAACGTTTATCTGCTGAAATACACTGCTACAATAGTCTGTTGATGAACGCTTTGTACCTACTTCCTTATGAATTACATGCCCTTTTACTTGTTATTACATAGCTTTTTCTTTGGATTCAGATCCTTTCTCCTTTGTTTTAGAATGCTGCATTTAGATGTGCTTACAGTTGTAATGCACGTGCTTCACGGTTGTAAAGCATGTATATCACTACTGTGAGTCACGATGTTTACAATCGTGGTCACATCTAAAACACTCTATGTCAACAGAGTATACATGCGTAGTTTGCGCAATGGACATAAGGGATTGACACTTACAATCCCTGCTTTGGATGGACAAAAGTAGGAGGAAAAACGCCTGAAATGAAAGGGTGTAAAAACGAATAGTGTAGGCAAAAAAGAGGGGTAACGGAAAGATAATCAAAGATATATCTCTGATATAGGTGGAGTGTAGGTAAATTTGCCTACACTCTTCCTACACTTACCTACACTCCACTCTATTGCCGATGAACAGGGCGATGCAGAAGGTGAGTGTAAGCGTGTAGGTAAAAGTGTGCATAAACTCCGGATAGACAAATAATATGTTTTTCGGCTACAGAGATATCTTTTATTCTTTTTTTGTATCTTTGGCCCTCATTATTCAAAAACAACTCAACATGATACAGTTATTCCATCGCATGATTTCCGCCGCCCTCGGCATTTCCGAGAAGCAAATCGGCCATACACTTGATTTATTGGAAGACGGAGCTACCATTCCCTTCATCAGTCGCTACCGCAAAGAAGCTACCGGCGGACTGGATGAAGTGCAAATTGAAGCCATCAAAACACACTATGAGAAGCTGAACGAAACAGCCAAACGGAAAGAGACTATCATCAACACCATCAACGAGCAGGGGAAAATGACTCCCGAACTGCAAAAACGTATTGATGAAACATGGGACAGCACCATTCTTGAAGACATCTACCTACCTTATAAACCCAAACGCCGCACACGTGCGGAAGTAGCCCGCCAGAAAGGACTGGAACCACTGGCGACATTGCTGATGCTGCAACGGGAACCCAACCCCGAGAAACGTGCGGAAGCATACGTCAAAGGAGAAGTGAAAGATGCCGAAGACGCATTGAAAGGGGCACGGGACATCATTGCCGAACAGGTCAGTGAAGACGAACAGGCACGCAACACCGTGCGTTTCGCCTTCTCCCGGCAAGCCGTCATCACCGCCAAGGTAGTGAAAGGAAAAGAAACCGAAGCAGATAAATACCGGGATTATTTCGAATTCAGCAAACCACTGAAGAAATGTACCTCGCACCAGTTGCTTGCCATCCGTCGTGCCGAAGCCGAAGGTCTGCTGAAAGTCAGCATAAGTCCTGATGACGAGGAATGTGTAGAACGTCTGGAACGCCGCTTTGTCCGTAGCAACAACGCTTGCGGAGAACAAGTGGCGGAGGCCGTACAGGATGCCTACAAACGCCTGTTGAAATCGTCCATCGAAACTGAGTTTGCCGCACAAAGTAAGGAGCAGGCCGATGAAGAAGCCATCCGGGTATTCGTCCAGAACCTGCGCCAGCTATTGCTCGCCTCCCCACTGGGGCAAAAACGGGTAATGGGCATTGATCCGGGCTTCCGTACAGGCTGCAAGGTAATATGCCTGGACGCACAAGGCAATCTGCTCCACAATGAGAACATCTATCCGCATGCTCCGGTGCACAAAACCGCAGAGGCTGTATCCAAAATACAAAAGATGGTGGAAGCTTATCAGATAGAAGCCATCGCCGTAGGCAACGGAACCGCAAGCCGTGAAACCGAAGAATTTCTGAAACACCAAACTTTCAGACAGGATATTCAGGTATTTGTGGTGAGCGAACAGGGTGCTTCGATTTATTCCGCATCCAAAATCGCCCGGGATGAGTTTCCCGAATACGATGTCACGGTACGTGGAGCCGTATCTATCGCCCGCCGCCTGATGGACCCATTGGCGGAATTAGTGAAAATAGATCCGAAGTCCATTGGCGTGGGACAATACCAGCATGATGTGGATCAGACGAAATTAAAAAAATCACTGGATCTGACCGTAGAAAGCTGCGTAAATCTGGTTGGTGTAAATCTGAATACGGCAAGTAGCCACCTGCTGACGTATATTTCCGGTCTAGGCCCTCAGCTGGCACAAAACATCGTGAACTACCGTGCGGAAAACGGTGCATTTACCTCCCGCAAGCAACTGATGAAAGTACCGCGTATGGGAGCCAAAGCATTTGAGCAATGCGCCGGTTTCCTTCGTATTCCACAGGCTGAAAACCCCTTGGATAATACGGCCGTACACCCTGAGAGTTATTGCATCGTAGAGCAGATGGCAAAAGACCTGGGATGCAGCGTAGCAGAACTTATCGCCAGCAAGGAGCTCCGCCTGAAAATAAAACCGGAGAAATACCTCACTCCTACCGTGGGTATGCCGACACTGAAAGATATTCTGCAAGAATTGGAAAAACCCGGACGCGACCCGAGAGGTCCGATAAAGATTTTCGAGTTCGACAAGAATGTACGCACCATCAACGACCTGCACGAAGGTATGGAACTCCCCGGCATCGTAGGCAATATCACCAACTTTGGCGCATTTGTCGACATAGGTATAAAAGAGAATGGTCTGATCCATCTTTCGCAGCTGGCCGACCGTTTCGTTTCAGACCCGAATGAGATTGTCTCTATTCACCAGCATGTCCGGGTCAGGGTGCTGAGTGTGGATATGGATCGCAAGCGGATTGCCTTGAAGCTGATTTCAGAATAATCACAATAACAATAATCATCAACGCGGTGCACAGGATGGAACCTTCGAAACCGAATGCACCGCCGTTGATGATATTCTCTTCCGGTAATTCTAAAGACAATAAAGTACCGCCTAATCGTCCTCCGCTTACTTCGAAACCAAGAATCGGACCTTGCAGCCAATTCCAGAAAAGATGAAGAGCGATAGGAAACCACAAATTACGCGTATATATGTAGGTAGAACCTATCATAATCCCCGCCAACAATATATTCAGAAAAGCGATCAGAGAAAAGTTAGGATTAAAAATATGCATCAGGGAAAACAATGCAGACGAAAGAAACAATGCCACAAAACGATTGACACCTGCGGTCAGCAAATGCCCCAGGACAAAACCGCGAAAGGCAATCTCTTCTGCAAGAGCAACCAGCAACATTAATATCCAAGACAGCAGAAAATCGTATGCGCTAAAGTGTACGGCAGCAATTTCAACCTCTCCCAACCCATATAATATTCCAAATCCGACAGCATAGATAGCCAAAGCAACGAATGTACCCCAAAAGATGTCTTTAGCCCGCCCTTTCAAGGATAAGCCCAAGTCTGTAATCGGAAGGTGGTCCCAATTCTTCAGCAGAACCCAGGCCGCCAGGAAAGTTCCCGCCAGAAAACTACTTTGCATGACAACTTCTTTCAAAATTCCATCTATCT from Bacteroides sp. MSB163 includes:
- a CDS encoding Tex family protein, translated to MIQLFHRMISAALGISEKQIGHTLDLLEDGATIPFISRYRKEATGGLDEVQIEAIKTHYEKLNETAKRKETIINTINEQGKMTPELQKRIDETWDSTILEDIYLPYKPKRRTRAEVARQKGLEPLATLLMLQREPNPEKRAEAYVKGEVKDAEDALKGARDIIAEQVSEDEQARNTVRFAFSRQAVITAKVVKGKETEADKYRDYFEFSKPLKKCTSHQLLAIRRAEAEGLLKVSISPDDEECVERLERRFVRSNNACGEQVAEAVQDAYKRLLKSSIETEFAAQSKEQADEEAIRVFVQNLRQLLLASPLGQKRVMGIDPGFRTGCKVICLDAQGNLLHNENIYPHAPVHKTAEAVSKIQKMVEAYQIEAIAVGNGTASRETEEFLKHQTFRQDIQVFVVSEQGASIYSASKIARDEFPEYDVTVRGAVSIARRLMDPLAELVKIDPKSIGVGQYQHDVDQTKLKKSLDLTVESCVNLVGVNLNTASSHLLTYISGLGPQLAQNIVNYRAENGAFTSRKQLMKVPRMGAKAFEQCAGFLRIPQAENPLDNTAVHPESYCIVEQMAKDLGCSVAELIASKELRLKIKPEKYLTPTVGMPTLKDILQELEKPGRDPRGPIKIFEFDKNVRTINDLHEGMELPGIVGNITNFGAFVDIGIKENGLIHLSQLADRFVSDPNEIVSIHQHVRVRVLSVDMDRKRIALKLISE
- a CDS encoding type II CAAX endopeptidase family protein, whose protein sequence is MESMNEDINIAPQESKLVIYLVVAAKVIVYILLMLGFAGVLGTVCIKAVSFFKIDGILKEVVMQSSFLAGTFLAAWVLLKNWDHLPITDLGLSLKGRAKDIFWGTFVALAIYAVGFGILYGLGEVEIAAVHFSAYDFLLSWILMLLVALAEEIAFRGFVLGHLLTAGVNRFVALFLSSALFSLMHIFNPNFSLIAFLNILLAGIMIGSTYIYTRNLWFPIALHLFWNWLQGPILGFEVSGGRLGGTLLSLELPEENIINGGAFGFEGSILCTALMIIVIVIILKSASRQSACDPYPHSAP